In the Methylophilus sp. 5 genome, one interval contains:
- a CDS encoding EAL domain-containing protein, with amino-acid sequence MLIGFISFAFIFNHHLNNIEAKANEETQKLANLLVTARTLVSEHVLSSMALLKQYASVEGAPNIHGVTDMLGTQVPDLRFGDSPQTGRTIMVDSVTRIGSGTATIFVKRGQQFLRIATNVKKADGSNAFGTELNPYGKAIEKLQKNETYYGVVDILGEAYLSRYEPMHDNQGHVIGAWYVGYKLDFNAIDQAIRQWGFLEKGFVAITDGHGKIRFLTGGISKLQAVTALEDKQQRWKKVTKEVPEWDFQINILYPVNEAYWSALGALSPVMIIALILTLVVLIAMISGLQRFVLNPLGGEPETAKLLLMRIESGDFAEDHISATPDTLIANMVKMRRRLREMVSQIQASANRLKVSASVFDHAHDAIFITDERGLIVQCNPSFSVVTGYAQAEAIGQSPAALGLACQQPDFFQNLYTGAHAFQEWQGEVWNRHHQGHDYLVELELSPVMNQAGGFQHYVGLFSDITRAKEQQNMLEHLAYHDVLTQLPNRVLFSSRLQQALLEAERQQSLVAICYIDLDDFKIVNDQYGHEFGDKLLMQLAGRLTGILKPQDTLARLGGDEFAMLLCGGRTQTEYTRLLKKLLSAIEKPFSIDKFKFSISASIGYTLYPIDHNPPDTLLRHADHAMYHAKTHGGHQFHLFDLASAQQSQQQQLLLRDLLNGIQNSHIRLVYQPQVCMQSGKLFCFEALLRWQHPLRGLLYPNDFLNAVEHTSLIIDIGHWVIEESLRQLTEWQTQGLHTQVSVNIAAQHLMHKQFTDQLASLFKKYPDIKPQQLHIEITESAAISDFARVNRVIQQCQSLGVAFSIDDFGSGYSSLIYLRRLPVDIIKIDQSFIHNMLSNQEDLAVIRGVVTLCRDFGRKVVAEGVEKAEQAHILAELGCDYAQGFGISRGMPGNKVIEWASKHDPYQFN; translated from the coding sequence AGATTTGCGCTTTGGTGACAGCCCGCAAACCGGCAGAACCATCATGGTTGATTCGGTGACGCGTATTGGCAGTGGCACCGCCACCATTTTTGTTAAACGCGGCCAGCAGTTTTTGCGCATTGCCACCAACGTGAAAAAAGCGGACGGCAGCAACGCCTTTGGCACCGAGCTAAACCCTTATGGCAAGGCGATAGAAAAACTACAAAAAAATGAAACCTACTATGGTGTGGTCGATATCCTGGGCGAAGCTTATTTATCGCGCTATGAACCGATGCACGACAACCAAGGCCACGTCATTGGCGCCTGGTATGTAGGCTATAAACTGGATTTCAATGCTATTGACCAGGCGATCCGCCAATGGGGGTTTTTAGAAAAAGGCTTTGTCGCCATCACCGATGGCCATGGCAAGATTCGCTTTTTAACCGGGGGCATTAGCAAACTGCAAGCAGTGACGGCGCTGGAGGACAAACAGCAGCGCTGGAAAAAAGTCACTAAAGAAGTGCCTGAGTGGGACTTTCAGATCAATATATTGTATCCCGTCAATGAGGCTTACTGGTCGGCACTGGGTGCGCTGTCACCGGTGATGATCATCGCATTAATTCTGACCCTGGTGGTGTTAATCGCCATGATCAGTGGCCTGCAACGCTTTGTTTTAAACCCTTTGGGCGGCGAGCCAGAGACGGCAAAATTGCTATTGATGCGCATAGAAAGTGGCGATTTTGCCGAGGACCATATTTCGGCCACACCAGACACACTGATCGCCAATATGGTCAAAATGCGGCGGCGCCTGCGTGAAATGGTGAGCCAGATACAAGCCAGTGCCAATCGGCTGAAAGTGTCTGCCAGTGTGTTTGACCATGCGCACGATGCCATTTTTATTACCGATGAACGCGGCCTGATTGTGCAATGCAATCCGTCGTTTAGTGTCGTCACCGGCTATGCGCAAGCAGAGGCGATTGGCCAATCGCCTGCGGCATTAGGCCTGGCCTGCCAACAGCCTGACTTTTTTCAAAACCTGTATACCGGGGCGCATGCGTTTCAAGAATGGCAAGGCGAGGTATGGAACAGGCATCATCAAGGGCACGATTACCTGGTAGAGCTCGAGCTGTCACCGGTAATGAACCAGGCGGGCGGGTTTCAACATTATGTAGGTTTGTTTTCAGACATTACGCGTGCCAAAGAGCAGCAAAACATGCTGGAGCACCTGGCTTATCATGATGTATTAACACAGTTGCCTAACCGCGTACTCTTCTCGAGCCGCCTGCAACAAGCCTTGCTGGAGGCTGAGCGTCAACAATCGCTGGTGGCAATTTGTTACATAGACCTCGACGACTTTAAAATTGTGAATGACCAGTACGGACACGAGTTTGGTGACAAACTACTGATGCAACTGGCGGGCCGTCTCACTGGCATCCTTAAACCGCAGGATACACTGGCCCGCCTGGGCGGCGATGAATTTGCCATGTTGTTGTGTGGTGGCCGCACGCAAACCGAATACACCCGCTTACTCAAAAAATTGCTGAGCGCGATTGAAAAACCGTTTTCGATTGATAAATTCAAATTTTCGATTTCAGCCAGCATTGGTTACACGCTTTACCCGATTGACCACAACCCGCCTGACACCCTGCTGCGGCATGCGGATCATGCCATGTATCACGCCAAAACACATGGCGGACATCAGTTCCACTTGTTTGACCTGGCCTCGGCACAACAATCGCAGCAACAGCAACTACTATTGCGCGACCTGCTCAATGGCATTCAAAACAGCCATATCAGGCTGGTTTACCAACCACAAGTGTGTATGCAATCGGGCAAACTGTTTTGCTTTGAGGCCTTGCTGCGTTGGCAGCACCCGTTGCGCGGCTTGTTGTATCCAAATGATTTTCTTAACGCGGTTGAACACACCAGCCTGATTATTGACATTGGTCACTGGGTGATTGAAGAAAGTCTGCGACAACTCACAGAATGGCAAACGCAGGGCCTGCACACCCAGGTATCAGTGAATATTGCAGCACAACATTTAATGCATAAACAGTTTACCGACCAATTGGCGAGCCTGTTTAAAAAGTACCCCGACATCAAACCGCAACAACTGCATATTGAAATTACCGAAAGCGCAGCCATCAGTGACTTTGCCCGCGTCAACCGCGTGATTCAACAATGTCAGTCGCTTGGTGTCGCCTTTTCGATTGATGACTTTGGCTCAGGCTACTCCTCATTAATTTATCTGCGTCGCCTGCCGGTAGACATTATCAAAATCGACCAGTCGTTTATACACAATATGCTAAGCAACCAGGAGGACCTGGCTGTGATTAGAGGCGTGGTCACGCTGTGCCGGGACTTTGGTCGTAAAGTGGTGGCAGAAGGCGTGGAAAAAGCTGAGCAGGCGCATATTCTGGCCGAGCTGGGCTGCGACTACGCACAAGGCTTTGGCATTTCACGTGGCATGCCAGGCAACAAGGTAATAGAATGGGCAAGCAAGCACGATCCTTATCAATTTAACTAA
- the aat gene encoding leucyl/phenylalanyl-tRNA--protein transferase: MREHYYPLPGGPVLILDTETPFPPLQQALTEPNGLIAIGGDLTAHRLLAAYRQGIFPWFSPGEPVLWWSPDPRMVLFPDTLKISRSLRKVIQQHAFEIRFNTDFKGVIQACAATPRPGQPGTWITDDMIDAYHQLHRLGYAHSVEAWQHGQLVGGCYGVKIGRMFYGESMFHHVSNASKVAFAHLVQWLNTQQVGMIDCQMHTPLLASFGAYEIPRDRFIAQLNALVQYDVT; the protein is encoded by the coding sequence ATGCGCGAACATTACTACCCGCTACCCGGCGGGCCAGTACTCATTCTGGATACAGAGACGCCTTTTCCACCATTGCAGCAGGCATTGACCGAGCCCAACGGGCTCATTGCGATTGGTGGCGACTTAACTGCACACAGGCTGCTGGCTGCTTACCGGCAAGGCATTTTCCCCTGGTTTAGCCCGGGCGAACCCGTGCTCTGGTGGAGCCCAGACCCACGTATGGTGTTGTTTCCTGACACCTTAAAAATCAGCCGCTCATTACGCAAAGTCATACAGCAACATGCTTTTGAAATTCGCTTTAACACAGACTTTAAAGGCGTGATACAAGCCTGTGCGGCCACACCGCGCCCCGGCCAGCCTGGCACCTGGATCACTGACGACATGATTGATGCCTATCACCAATTGCATCGGCTAGGTTATGCCCATAGCGTAGAAGCCTGGCAACACGGCCAACTGGTGGGTGGCTGCTATGGCGTGAAAATTGGCCGCATGTTTTATGGCGAAAGCATGTTTCACCATGTCAGCAATGCGTCTAAAGTCGCATTTGCGCATTTAGTGCAATGGTTAAACACGCAACAAGTCGGTATGATTGATTGTCAGATGCATACGCCACTGCTGGCAAGCTTTGGCGCGTATGAAATCCCCAGAGACCGATTTATCGCGCAATTAAACGCGCTGGTGCAATATGACGTTACCTAA
- a CDS encoding arginyltransferase has product MTLPNDAPLQKLQFYVTTAYPCGYLSKKLAQSLIATPQNLVDGPVYSGLIQQGFRRSGKFAYRPHCEHCSACISVRLPVNVFQITRSQQRAFKKHAELQVTIVEASYEAEHFALYQAYQQQRHHHGPDHIADQEDDAAQYQQFLCQSNVESIMVEFRDAQGTLKMVSVIDIVMDGLSAVYTFYDTTDKASYGTYSILWQIAWAKQLGLPYLYLGYWIADSQKMAYKQQFQPQEKLVDGEWVA; this is encoded by the coding sequence ATGACGTTACCTAACGATGCTCCACTACAAAAGCTGCAGTTTTATGTCACCACGGCCTACCCGTGTGGCTACCTGTCAAAAAAACTGGCGCAAAGCCTGATTGCCACGCCGCAAAACCTGGTCGATGGCCCCGTCTACAGTGGACTGATTCAACAGGGCTTCAGGCGTAGCGGCAAATTTGCTTACCGCCCGCACTGCGAACACTGCAGTGCTTGCATCTCAGTGCGTTTGCCCGTCAATGTTTTTCAAATCACCCGCAGCCAGCAACGTGCCTTTAAAAAACATGCTGAGTTGCAAGTAACCATTGTTGAAGCCAGCTATGAGGCTGAGCATTTCGCGCTGTATCAAGCTTATCAGCAACAGCGCCATCACCATGGCCCGGACCATATTGCAGACCAGGAAGACGACGCTGCGCAGTATCAGCAGTTTTTGTGTCAGAGCAATGTTGAAAGCATCATGGTGGAGTTTCGCGATGCGCAGGGCACCCTCAAAATGGTGAGTGTGATCGACATCGTGATGGATGGTTTGTCTGCGGTGTACACCTTTTACGACACGACTGACAAAGCCAGCTACGGTACTTATAGCATTCTGTGGCAAATCGCCTGGGCCAAACAACTAGGCCTCCCCTATTTATACCTGGGCTACTGGATCGCCGACAGCCAGAAAATGGCCTATAAGCAGCAGTTTCAGCCACAAGAAAAACTGGTGGATGGCGAGTGGGTCGCCTAA
- a CDS encoding class II aldolase/adducin family protein has protein sequence MSTPTPAQQLLHTAQQMAQAGLNKGSSGNASIRLDDGFLITPSGVPAEQLSKDSMVYMDWQGRPEAGKKPSSEWRFHSDILQARPEVNAVLHCHSMFATTIACMGRAVPPFHYMIATAGGDDIRCAPYALFGTQALSDGAMAALQDRKACLLAHHGMIAIGKSLPQALAIAVEVEGLCEQYWRLLQFGEPTLLTPEQMRAVHAQFKGYGQWAR, from the coding sequence ATGAGCACGCCTACCCCCGCACAACAATTGCTGCATACCGCCCAGCAGATGGCACAGGCTGGGCTCAATAAAGGCAGCTCTGGCAATGCCAGCATCCGCCTGGATGATGGCTTTTTGATTACGCCGTCTGGCGTGCCTGCGGAGCAGCTCAGCAAGGACAGCATGGTGTATATGGATTGGCAGGGCAGGCCAGAGGCTGGTAAAAAACCATCGAGTGAGTGGCGTTTTCATAGCGATATTTTGCAAGCACGGCCAGAGGTGAATGCGGTGCTGCATTGTCATAGCATGTTTGCGACGACTATTGCTTGCATGGGGCGCGCTGTGCCGCCATTTCATTATATGATCGCCACCGCTGGCGGTGACGATATTCGTTGTGCGCCTTATGCCTTGTTTGGCACACAGGCCTTGTCTGATGGGGCGATGGCGGCGTTGCAAGACCGTAAAGCCTGTTTACTTGCGCATCATGGCATGATCGCTATAGGCAAGAGTTTGCCGCAGGCACTGGCGATTGCAGTTGAGGTAGAGGGTTTGTGTGAGCAGTATTGGCGGTTATTGCAGTTTGGTGAGCCAACACTGTTAACACCTGAGCAAATGCGAGCAGTGCACGCCCAGTTTAAAGGCTATGGCCAATGGGCCAGGTAG
- the mtnA gene encoding S-methyl-5-thioribose-1-phosphate isomerase: protein MRIKQQHFRTIWQQGDAVCLIDQTRLPFEFVTLDVTTLAQMCHAIRSMQVRGAPLIGAAAAYGVALGMQHATSDAHLHAVVAQLCATRPTAVNLAWAARRMQQALLALPEAARAAAAWRLAQAIADEDVTQNLALGQHGKALIAAKGTVNAQQMVNILTHCNAGWLATVDGGTALAPIYAAHDAGLKVHVWVDETRPRNQGASLTAWELAQHGVPHTVIADNAGGHLMQHGQVDMVIVGADRVTREGDVCNKIGTYLKALAAFDQNVPFYAAVPTPTIDWQLARGADIEIEMRDADEVAYMQGQAVDGQVQRIRVIPHESTALNPAFDVTPARLVTGIITEQGVFTPEQLERLEPSL from the coding sequence ATGCGTATCAAACAACAACATTTTCGTACCATCTGGCAACAAGGCGATGCCGTCTGCCTGATTGATCAAACCCGTTTACCGTTTGAGTTTGTGACGCTTGACGTGACAACTCTGGCACAAATGTGTCATGCCATTCGCAGCATGCAAGTGCGTGGTGCGCCTTTGATTGGTGCCGCCGCCGCTTACGGTGTGGCGTTGGGGATGCAGCACGCTACCAGCGATGCGCATCTGCATGCGGTCGTTGCTCAGTTGTGTGCGACCCGGCCAACGGCAGTGAATCTGGCATGGGCCGCGCGACGTATGCAGCAAGCGTTGCTGGCATTGCCTGAGGCTGCACGTGCGGCCGCTGCCTGGCGACTGGCACAAGCGATTGCCGACGAAGATGTGACACAGAACCTGGCCTTGGGCCAGCATGGCAAGGCGCTGATTGCGGCGAAGGGCACGGTCAACGCGCAACAGATGGTGAATATTCTCACCCATTGTAATGCGGGCTGGCTGGCAACGGTGGATGGCGGCACTGCGCTGGCGCCGATTTATGCGGCACATGATGCAGGCCTGAAGGTGCACGTGTGGGTAGACGAAACGCGTCCACGTAACCAGGGGGCAAGTTTAACCGCCTGGGAACTGGCGCAACATGGCGTGCCACATACGGTGATTGCCGATAATGCTGGCGGCCATTTAATGCAGCACGGGCAGGTGGATATGGTGATTGTGGGCGCTGATCGCGTGACGCGTGAGGGTGACGTGTGTAACAAAATAGGCACTTATTTAAAGGCGCTGGCGGCGTTTGACCAGAACGTGCCATTTTATGCGGCGGTGCCTACGCCGACCATTGATTGGCAACTGGCGCGTGGCGCGGATATTGAAATTGAAATGCGTGATGCCGACGAGGTGGCTTATATGCAAGGGCAGGCTGTGGATGGGCAAGTGCAGCGCATACGCGTGATTCCGCATGAAAGCACGGCCCTTAACCCTGCATTTGATGTCACGCCGGCCCGGCTGGTGACCGGCATTATCACCGAGCAGGGCGTGTTTACCCCTGAACAGCTAGAACGTCTGGAGCCATCATTATGA
- a CDS encoding TatD family hydrolase yields MLIDTHCHLDASEFDADRDQVWRDAQAQGVRAVVIPAVTQTTFQPIMQWCAQHPQAGFALGWHPMYVAQAPEDALQQLQAVVASVLAGPQAHQLLAIGEIGLDFYLTRDNEARQIALFEGQLQIAKQFELPVILHVRSAIDSILKYLRKHRVRGGIAHAFNGSMQQAAVFEQLGFKLGFGGAMTWPRALKIRQLAAELPLEQLVLETDAPDIPPVWIGHQGRNSPAQLKRIAAELCLIRGLETSQLLEMIGKNSTQVLPKIAHLCT; encoded by the coding sequence ATGCTGATAGACACCCATTGCCATCTTGATGCCAGCGAATTCGATGCAGATCGCGACCAGGTGTGGCGGGATGCACAAGCGCAAGGCGTGCGTGCCGTGGTCATCCCGGCGGTGACGCAAACGACTTTTCAGCCCATTATGCAGTGGTGCGCACAGCACCCGCAGGCTGGGTTTGCACTGGGCTGGCATCCCATGTATGTTGCGCAAGCGCCAGAGGATGCCTTGCAGCAGTTGCAGGCGGTCGTTGCGTCGGTACTGGCAGGCCCGCAGGCGCATCAATTACTGGCGATTGGTGAAATCGGCCTCGATTTTTACCTGACACGTGATAACGAAGCCAGACAAATCGCTTTGTTTGAAGGGCAGCTACAAATTGCCAAACAATTTGAGTTACCTGTCATTTTGCATGTGCGCAGCGCGATAGATAGCATCCTCAAATACTTGCGCAAGCATCGCGTGCGTGGAGGCATTGCGCATGCGTTTAATGGCAGCATGCAGCAAGCGGCGGTTTTTGAGCAGCTAGGATTCAAGTTAGGCTTTGGCGGCGCCATGACCTGGCCGCGCGCATTAAAAATCCGTCAGTTGGCGGCAGAGTTGCCGTTGGAACAGCTGGTGTTAGAGACGGATGCCCCTGATATTCCCCCGGTCTGGATCGGCCATCAGGGGCGAAACAGCCCGGCACAATTAAAAAGAATAGCGGCGGAATTATGCCTAATTCGTGGCTTGGAAACTTCGCAACTCCTTGAAATGATAGGCAAAAATTCTACACAAGTTTTACCGAAAATAGCCCATTTATGCACATGA
- the ribD gene encoding bifunctional diaminohydroxyphosphoribosylaminopyrimidine deaminase/5-amino-6-(5-phosphoribosylamino)uracil reductase RibD yields the protein MQVTSQDIEWMTRALRLAARGLYTTTPNPRVGCVIVSNGQVVGEGAHLKAGEPHAEVYALRAAGEQARGATAYVTLEPCSHFGRTPPCADALVNAGISRVVVAMQDPNPLVAGNGIARLQAQGLAVTVGVCEAQARALNPGFIQRMTQQRPYVRLKVAASLDGRTALANGDSQWITSAAARKDVHHWRAQSCAIVTGIASILKDNSSLTVREVKTPRQPLRVIVDSQLRIPIDAKVLQDGNALVAYAQGDAAKLEVLQVMGVRTLHAPDLLAPQAQVDLAVLMQALTALPCNEVLIEAGATLSGAFLQSRIVDELLLYYAPKLMGDTARGMFALPELTQMSAVRELNMLDVRQFGQDLRIQAKLQS from the coding sequence ATGCAAGTGACTTCACAAGATATTGAATGGATGACGCGCGCGTTGCGACTGGCTGCGCGGGGCCTGTATACAACGACCCCTAATCCGCGTGTGGGCTGCGTGATTGTCAGCAATGGCCAGGTGGTCGGCGAGGGCGCACACCTCAAAGCCGGTGAGCCGCATGCCGAGGTGTACGCCTTGCGTGCGGCTGGTGAGCAGGCGCGTGGCGCAACAGCCTATGTGACACTGGAGCCGTGCAGCCATTTTGGCCGCACCCCGCCTTGTGCCGATGCCTTGGTCAATGCAGGCATCAGCCGGGTAGTGGTGGCGATGCAGGACCCTAATCCGTTGGTGGCAGGCAATGGCATTGCCCGCTTGCAGGCGCAGGGTCTCGCGGTGACTGTCGGCGTGTGCGAGGCACAGGCTCGCGCCTTGAATCCGGGCTTCATCCAGCGCATGACGCAGCAGCGGCCTTACGTCCGCCTCAAGGTAGCTGCCAGCCTGGATGGCCGGACCGCGCTAGCCAATGGTGACAGCCAATGGATTACCTCGGCGGCGGCCCGCAAAGACGTGCATCACTGGCGTGCGCAAAGTTGTGCCATTGTGACCGGTATTGCCAGCATATTAAAAGACAACTCCTCCCTGACTGTGCGTGAGGTTAAAACGCCCAGGCAACCGTTGCGCGTGATTGTTGATAGCCAGTTGCGCATCCCGATTGATGCTAAGGTGTTGCAGGATGGTAACGCGCTGGTAGCTTATGCACAAGGCGATGCGGCCAAGCTGGAGGTATTGCAGGTGATGGGCGTACGCACCTTGCATGCGCCAGATTTACTGGCGCCCCAAGCACAGGTCGATCTTGCTGTGCTCATGCAGGCTTTAACGGCCTTGCCATGCAATGAGGTGCTGATTGAGGCTGGAGCCACGTTAAGCGGCGCGTTTCTGCAAAGCAGGATTGTTGACGAGTTATTGCTGTATTACGCGCCTAAACTGATGGGGGATACTGCCCGTGGCATGTTTGCTTTGCCCGAGCTCACGCAGATGTCCGCGGTGCGTGAGTTGAATATGCTCGATGTGCGCCAGTTCGGCCAGGATCTGCGTATCCAGGCTAAATTGCAATCTTGA
- a CDS encoding RimK family alpha-L-glutamate ligase, translating into MIYIADPNPWLALYAQPLHTRLSPPTTDLQDFLSEYGRTHGLAEPVELASSTDWQNDLAQALAPLPESLLDTLSKSILGIFFASGLDASGFTDMVALGDGSNNIGFIIVLDSQAFAHTSANAWASWKENSAFIADPQVQISVEIAAPENDHRIQALRFLLLHEFGHILATMTDLCPQDWSFSLPKLAGNFSKLSWQTSGSKAIRPEQNFPHREKISFYRQPTLHASQALDLYRDLARTSFPTLYASMDVQEDFAECFATYVHTELLGQPYHMQLTIGGSPVYRSDDFWASPRTSEKKRYMQNLLEALAHNDASHTFQGLAPFLRMSLNGADLRSHAQSLLVQANQDQENAILWMNLAIGFLCLKMRDMGLAIQEQALSLQRLYRRPANCQPPRFRLLMIMTPGDLSENTPIDCLLENSPVELLYYYASVEQPLPSPMPVHDAVMVALSDSQANRALLLAVQASLLDHARPVINPPHLLPNVNRDQLSELLQGITGLDMPRTHKLTRSQVVTRLSMQRPVDVADPNALPSLPLIIRPVGSQAGNDLARITQPTELADYLKQVQSTAFFVSRFVDYSSQDGQFRKYRIAMLCGQPFICHMAISSDWMVHYVNAGMYDSADKRAEEGAFMQNFASFATRHQSALAAIYQRLQLDYLCIDCAETQDGQLLVFEIDHIMAVHAMDSASLFPFKAGQIGKLQQAFEQYLYALQPQPLLESA; encoded by the coding sequence ATGATTTATATCGCCGATCCCAATCCATGGCTGGCCCTGTATGCGCAACCACTGCATACACGCCTGAGCCCGCCCACCACTGACTTGCAAGACTTCCTCTCAGAATATGGCCGCACGCACGGGCTAGCTGAACCCGTGGAGCTGGCCTCAAGCACAGACTGGCAGAACGACCTTGCGCAGGCACTGGCACCGCTCCCTGAGAGCCTGCTGGATACATTGAGCAAATCCATACTCGGTATTTTCTTTGCCAGCGGCCTGGATGCTTCGGGCTTTACCGACATGGTTGCACTAGGGGATGGCAGTAACAATATTGGCTTTATTATTGTGCTCGACAGTCAGGCATTTGCGCATACCTCGGCAAATGCCTGGGCCAGCTGGAAAGAAAACTCAGCCTTTATTGCAGACCCGCAGGTTCAAATCAGTGTAGAGATCGCCGCGCCGGAAAACGATCATCGCATACAGGCACTGCGCTTTCTGCTATTGCATGAGTTCGGCCATATACTGGCCACGATGACGGACCTCTGTCCGCAGGACTGGTCATTCTCGTTACCCAAGCTGGCAGGCAACTTTAGCAAGCTAAGCTGGCAAACCAGTGGCAGCAAGGCTATCCGGCCAGAACAAAATTTTCCGCATCGGGAGAAGATCAGCTTCTATCGCCAGCCGACACTGCACGCAAGCCAGGCATTAGACCTGTACCGTGACCTGGCCAGAACGTCGTTTCCCACCTTATACGCCAGCATGGATGTACAAGAAGACTTTGCCGAGTGCTTTGCCACCTATGTGCATACAGAATTACTGGGGCAGCCATACCACATGCAGCTGACAATTGGCGGCAGCCCGGTCTATCGCAGTGATGATTTCTGGGCGTCGCCCCGTACCAGCGAAAAAAAGCGTTACATGCAAAACTTGCTTGAAGCCTTAGCTCATAATGATGCAAGCCATACGTTTCAAGGGCTCGCGCCTTTTCTACGCATGAGCCTCAACGGCGCAGACTTGCGGTCGCATGCACAATCGCTATTGGTACAGGCCAATCAGGATCAGGAAAATGCCATCTTGTGGATGAACCTGGCCATTGGCTTTTTATGCTTGAAAATGCGCGACATGGGCCTCGCAATTCAGGAACAAGCATTATCCTTGCAACGGCTATACCGCCGCCCGGCCAACTGTCAGCCGCCACGCTTCCGCTTGCTGATGATTATGACGCCAGGCGATTTGTCTGAAAACACCCCGATTGATTGTTTGCTGGAAAACAGCCCGGTCGAGCTACTTTATTACTACGCGTCGGTCGAGCAGCCTTTGCCATCCCCTATGCCTGTGCATGACGCGGTGATGGTCGCCCTCTCAGATAGCCAGGCCAACCGCGCGTTGTTGCTGGCGGTACAAGCCAGCCTGCTTGATCATGCACGACCAGTGATTAACCCGCCGCACCTGCTGCCTAACGTCAACCGCGACCAGTTAAGTGAGCTATTACAAGGCATCACCGGCCTGGATATGCCACGCACACACAAATTGACCCGCAGCCAGGTGGTCACGCGTCTGAGCATGCAACGCCCAGTAGACGTAGCTGACCCGAATGCCTTACCTAGCTTGCCATTAATTATTCGCCCGGTGGGTTCGCAGGCCGGTAATGACCTCGCCAGAATCACACAGCCTACCGAATTGGCAGACTATTTAAAACAAGTCCAAAGCACTGCCTTTTTTGTATCGCGCTTTGTCGATTACAGCAGCCAGGATGGCCAGTTTCGTAAATACCGTATTGCCATGCTGTGCGGCCAGCCGTTTATTTGCCACATGGCGATTTCGAGTGACTGGATGGTGCATTACGTCAATGCCGGCATGTACGACTCTGCCGACAAGCGGGCGGAAGAAGGCGCATTTATGCAAAATTTTGCCAGCTTTGCCACGCGCCACCAATCGGCGCTAGCCGCCATTTACCAGCGTTTGCAGCTCGACTACTTGTGCATAGATTGCGCTGAAACCCAAGACGGCCAATTACTGGTATTTGAAATCGACCACATCATGGCCGTCCACGCCATGGACTCTGCCAGCCTGTTCCCGTTTAAAGCTGGGCAGATCGGCAAATTACAGCAAGCCTTTGAGCAATATTTATATGCATTACAGCCGCAACCTTTATTGGAGAGCGCATGA